Proteins encoded by one window of Lathyrus oleraceus cultivar Zhongwan6 chromosome 1, CAAS_Psat_ZW6_1.0, whole genome shotgun sequence:
- the LOC127096434 gene encoding uncharacterized protein LOC127096434, giving the protein MSKNDKETFKDYAQRWREIVVQVSPPLEEKEMTKLFLKTLSLFYYDRMVASAPSDFIEMVNMGMRLEEGVREGRLMKESGLSGSSKRHGNGFSKNKEHDANNHQHNRVQRQAQFDPILMSYVKLYVALIQKSLVHTRTPPAIPKELPWWYKSDHHCEFYRGASGHDIDNCLALKTEVIRLVQSGILSFEDSGPNVQVNPFPKHGGAIMNMIEGCLGKYRVFDVNLIRRSLVEMHAILYELSYYELIDRDEDKHCVNVIVPHFNIPEPVVIAYNSQKSVVSPLVIRLAGPTPYESDKVVPYKYNSTMLEDGKEVPIPPLSSVINIVDVSGVTRSGRVFASVPTKRIEDTLVGKQAQVETLVVLSSQSSGVFEKAYVDHDVTIGQFNGIVAKITACNNLALDIYMNCQEDALSNVLVDTDSSLNFIPKFTLSKLSYQGALMRFNGVVVKAFDGSRKTMIGEVDLSLNIGPCSFQITFQVMDIHPTYSGLLGHPWIHEARPVMSTFHQKLKFVKNEKLVIVGGEHAMLVSHLSSFSYIGADEAMVTPFQALSTVDNAVKKNGESMTSLKDA; this is encoded by the exons ATGTCCAAAAATGataaggaaactttcaaagaTTATGCGCAAAGATGGCGCGAGATTGTTGTGCAAGTCAGTCCTCcgttagaagagaaagagatgacaaagcttttcttgaagactttgagtctGTTTTACTATGACAGAATGGTTGCAAGTGCTCCCAGTGATTTTAtcgagatggtaaacatggggatgagacttgaagagggtgTCCGTGAGGGACGATTGATGAAAGAGAGTGGTTTATCTGGCAGTTCCAAGAGACATGGGAATGGTTTTTCCAAAAATAAGGAACATGATGCTAAT AATCACCAACATAACCGTGTCCAAAGACAAGCGCAATTTGATCCAATTCTGATGTCCTATGTGAAACTATATGTTGCTTTGATACAAAAGAGTTTGGTACATACTAGGACTCCACCAgctattccaaaggaacttccatggtggtataaatCTGATCATCATTGTGAATTCTATCGAGGTGCATCCGGTCATGACATTGACAACTGTCTTGCTTTGAAAACTGAGGTGATAAGACTAGTGCAAAGCGGTATTTTGTCTTTTGAAGATTCTGGTCCTAATGTGCAAGTCAATCCGTTTCCTAAACATGGTGGTGCAATTATGAATATGATTGAGGGATGTCTTGGAAAGTACCGTGTCTTTGATGTCAATCTGATTAGAAGATCCTTGGTCGAGATGCATGCAATTTTGTACGAGTTGAGTTATTACGAGCTCAT AGATAGGGATGAAGATAAGCATTGTGTAAATGTCATAGTTCCCCATTTCAATATCCCCGAACCAGTTGTGATTGCCTACAATAGTCAAAAGTCTGTTGTTTCTCCTTTGGTTATTCGTCTGGCGGGTCCTACACCATACGAGTCTGACAAAGTTGTTCCTTACAAATACAATTCTACAATGTTGGAAGATGGAAAGGAAGTCCCCATCCCTCCCCTTTCTTCTGTTATCAATATTGTTGATGTAAGTGGTGTAACCCGAAGTGGTCGAGTATTTGCTTCCGTGCCCACTAAAAGAATTGAAGATACTTTGGTGGGTAAGCAAGCTCAGGTGGAAACTCTTGTTGTTCTGTCAAGCCAGTCCAGTGGT GTCTTTGAGAAAGCCTATGTAGATCATGATGTAACAATTGGTCAATTCAATGGCATTGTGGCCAAGATTACAGCATGCAATAATCTGGCTTTGGATATTTATATGAAttgccaagaagatgctctgtCCAATGTGCTGGTTGACACCGACTCTTCTCTGAATTTTATACCAAAGTTCACTCTGTCCAAGCTCTCTTATCAAGGTGCTCTGATGAGGTTTAatggggttgttgtgaaagcctttgatggctcgaGGAAAACTATGATTGGAGAAGTTGATCTCTCGTTAAATATAGGTCCATGCTCATTTCAGATTACATTTCAAGTGATGGACATTCATCCCACCTATAGTGGTCTCCTAGGTCAtccatggattcacgaagctAGGCCAGTGATGTCAACCTTCCATCAGAAGTTAAAATTTGTGAAAAACGAAAAGTTAGTGATTGTGGGTGGTGAACATGCCATGTTGGTAAGTCATCTTTCTTCATTCTCGTATATTGGTGCTGACGAAGCTATGGtaactccgttccaagctcttTCCACCGTTGATAATGCTGTTAAAAAGAATGGGGAGTCCATGACTTCTTTGAAAGATGCCTAA